One Natrinema marinum genomic window carries:
- the gatA gene encoding Asp-tRNA(Asn)/Glu-tRNA(Gln) amidotransferase subunit GatA has protein sequence MSENIFITEERIEGADDGPLAGTTVAVKDNISTEGVRTTCGSEMLAEYVPPYDATVVSRLKEAGATIVGKANMDEFGMGTTTETSAFGSTDNPAAPGHVPGGSSGGSAAAVAAGEADLALGSDTGGSVRCPAAFCGVVGIKPTYGLVSRYGLVAYGNSLEQIGPFGETVEDAAALLDVIAGSDERDATTREAPRASESRAGDARETPRLEGERYADAATGDVDGLSIGVPTELLEGADEGVVETFWAALGELEDRGAEYHDVSLPSVEHAVEAYYVIAMSEASSNLARFDGVRYGRSGGYDGNWNEAFAKAREEGFGDEVKRRILLGTYALSAGYHDKYYKKAQDARAWVKQDFDEALSDADVLASPTMPVPPFELGESLDDPLQLYLADANTVPVNLADLPAISVPAGETDGLPVGLQLIGPAFGEERLIRAASALT, from the coding sequence ATGTCGGAAAATATTTTCATCACCGAGGAACGGATCGAGGGTGCCGACGACGGCCCGCTGGCCGGGACGACCGTCGCGGTCAAGGACAACATCTCCACCGAGGGCGTCCGGACGACCTGCGGCTCGGAGATGCTCGCGGAGTACGTCCCGCCCTACGACGCGACGGTCGTCTCCCGCCTCAAGGAGGCCGGCGCGACGATCGTCGGCAAAGCCAACATGGACGAGTTCGGGATGGGGACGACCACCGAAACCTCCGCCTTCGGCTCCACGGACAACCCGGCCGCGCCGGGCCACGTCCCCGGCGGTTCCTCGGGCGGTTCGGCGGCCGCCGTCGCGGCGGGCGAGGCCGACCTCGCGCTCGGTTCGGACACCGGCGGTTCGGTCCGCTGTCCGGCCGCGTTCTGCGGTGTCGTCGGCATCAAGCCCACCTACGGCCTGGTCTCGCGGTACGGCCTCGTCGCCTACGGCAACAGTTTAGAGCAGATCGGCCCCTTCGGCGAGACCGTCGAGGACGCCGCCGCACTGCTCGACGTGATCGCCGGCTCCGACGAGCGCGACGCGACGACACGCGAGGCGCCACGCGCCTCGGAGAGTCGAGCGGGCGACGCCCGTGAGACGCCGCGGCTCGAGGGCGAGCGCTACGCCGACGCCGCCACCGGCGATGTCGACGGGCTCTCCATCGGCGTCCCCACCGAGTTGCTCGAGGGTGCCGACGAGGGTGTCGTCGAGACGTTCTGGGCGGCGTTGGGCGAACTCGAGGACCGCGGCGCTGAGTACCACGATGTCTCGCTGCCGTCGGTCGAGCACGCCGTCGAAGCCTACTACGTGATCGCGATGTCGGAGGCGTCGTCGAACCTCGCGCGGTTCGACGGCGTCCGCTACGGCCGGTCGGGCGGCTACGACGGCAACTGGAACGAGGCGTTCGCGAAAGCCCGCGAGGAGGGCTTCGGCGACGAGGTCAAGCGCCGCATCCTGCTCGGGACGTACGCGCTCTCGGCGGGGTACCACGACAAGTACTACAAGAAGGCTCAGGACGCCCGCGCGTGGGTCAAACAGGACTTCGACGAGGCGCTCTCGGACGCCGACGTGCTCGCGAGCCCGACGATGCCGGTGCCCCCGTTCGAACTCGGCGAGAGTCTGGACGACCCGCTCCAGCTCTATCTCGCCGACGCGAACACGGTCCCAGTCAACCTGGCGGACCTGCCCGCGATCTCGGTGCCGGCCGGCGAGACCGACGGCCTCCCTGTCGGCCTTCAGCTCATCGGCCCCGCCTTCGGCGAGGAGCGGTTGATTCGGGCCGCGAGCGCGCTCACCTGA
- a CDS encoding formate/nitrite transporter family protein, which produces MSVAPDPAEIFDRAVEEGERRLDQSLLELVSTSFIAGFTIVFGIAALGVVDALVEPQFGAVAHIAGALAFGVGVVFLVVGRTELFNENFFDPAATAADRDGSWLLGPLVRLWTVTFVFNLVGGFLFALVFAVDGVLPSGTAHALGRTAEEIVRRPRRAMFASAIVGGALVSMLSFLLEGVNTVRSRITLAYIVGFLLALGPFDHVIVTAIHVFFGMLFDPRITYGTLFETIVIATAGNLVGGLGLVTFTHVAQVRGARKSNGSSDS; this is translated from the coding sequence GTGTCTGTCGCCCCGGACCCGGCCGAGATATTCGATCGGGCGGTCGAAGAAGGCGAACGTCGCCTCGACCAGTCGCTGCTCGAACTCGTTTCGACGAGTTTCATCGCGGGGTTTACGATCGTCTTCGGCATCGCCGCGCTGGGCGTCGTCGATGCGCTGGTCGAACCGCAGTTCGGTGCCGTCGCGCACATCGCGGGGGCGCTCGCGTTCGGCGTCGGCGTCGTCTTCTTGGTCGTCGGGCGGACGGAACTGTTCAACGAGAATTTCTTCGATCCGGCCGCGACGGCGGCCGATCGGGACGGGTCGTGGTTGCTCGGCCCGCTCGTTCGGCTGTGGACCGTCACCTTCGTTTTCAATCTCGTCGGCGGGTTCCTCTTCGCGCTCGTCTTCGCCGTCGACGGCGTCCTGCCGTCGGGGACGGCACACGCGCTCGGTCGAACCGCCGAGGAGATCGTTCGCCGTCCGCGGCGAGCAATGTTCGCGAGCGCTATCGTCGGTGGCGCGCTCGTGAGCATGCTCTCGTTCCTCCTCGAGGGCGTCAACACCGTCCGAAGCCGGATCACGCTGGCGTACATCGTCGGATTCCTGTTGGCTCTCGGGCCCTTCGATCACGTGATCGTAACCGCGATCCACGTTTTCTTCGGGATGCTCTTCGATCCCCGAATCACGTACGGAACGCTGTTCGAAACGATCGTGATCGCGACCGCGGGGAACCTCGTCGGCGGGCTAGGGCTGGTCACGTTTACTCACGTCGCGCAAGTGCGGGGCGCGCGGAAATCGAACGGGTCGAGCGACTCGTGA
- a CDS encoding helix-turn-helix transcriptional regulator, with protein MSVSAAEAELTEDERAGLELVRESGGIHQSDFWKELDVSSRKGSRIVESLVEKELVDREETIYDGHNTYYIAPTARDLDFTLLMAGDMLSPFIGEEEVDPNSDAFSQWIMNLAYEE; from the coding sequence GTGAGCGTTTCCGCGGCCGAAGCCGAGCTCACCGAGGACGAGCGCGCCGGTCTCGAACTCGTCCGCGAGTCCGGCGGTATCCACCAGAGCGATTTCTGGAAGGAACTCGATGTCTCCTCGCGCAAGGGCAGCCGGATCGTCGAATCCCTCGTCGAGAAGGAACTCGTCGACCGGGAGGAGACGATCTACGACGGCCACAACACGTACTACATCGCACCGACGGCCCGCGACCTCGATTTCACCCTCCTGATGGCCGGCGACATGCTCTCGCCGTTCATCGGCGAGGAGGAGGTCGATCCCAACAGCGACGCCTTCTCGCAGTGGATCATGAACCTCGCGTACGAGGAGTAG
- a CDS encoding NRDE family protein yields the protein MCTLTLAWQVFDDVPVAVAANRDEALERESTSPAVFSEDPLVVAPRDTEAGGTWIGYNEHGVFAGITNKWTDAELAGERSRGLLVADVLEADSAADAAATVEDAVEADEYDGFYLVVADATDAVCYAWDGALSRTEFDPGVHVVVNVAVDDAVDVPSIRPEAGRAQAANARAVREALAATSGETASEWLERAGDVLGDHEYGVCIHRDGFGTRSSSLLAIGPETDHYAFAPGPPCRTSYETVSVATEGEAGIGSQVDAADGVASDDSAVDGEGHI from the coding sequence GTGTGTACGCTCACTCTCGCCTGGCAGGTGTTCGACGACGTTCCGGTCGCGGTCGCCGCCAACCGCGACGAGGCCCTCGAGCGCGAGTCGACATCGCCCGCGGTCTTCAGTGAGGATCCGTTAGTCGTCGCTCCCCGCGACACCGAGGCCGGCGGCACGTGGATCGGCTACAACGAACACGGCGTCTTCGCTGGAATCACGAACAAGTGGACCGACGCCGAGTTGGCCGGCGAGCGCTCGCGGGGGCTGCTCGTCGCCGACGTGCTCGAGGCGGACTCCGCCGCCGACGCGGCGGCGACCGTCGAGGACGCGGTCGAAGCCGACGAGTACGACGGCTTCTATCTCGTCGTCGCCGACGCGACCGACGCAGTCTGCTACGCGTGGGACGGCGCACTCTCTCGGACCGAGTTCGACCCCGGTGTCCACGTCGTCGTCAACGTCGCCGTCGACGACGCGGTCGACGTGCCGTCGATCCGGCCGGAGGCCGGCCGAGCGCAGGCGGCGAACGCACGAGCGGTCCGCGAGGCGCTCGCGGCGACGTCCGGCGAGACGGCGTCGGAGTGGCTCGAGCGAGCGGGCGACGTGCTCGGCGATCACGAGTACGGCGTCTGCATCCACCGAGACGGGTTCGGAACCCGGTCGTCGTCGCTGCTCGCGATCGGCCCGGAAACGGATCACTACGCCTTCGCGCCGGGGCCGCCTTGCCGGACGAGTTACGAGACGGTGTCGGTCGCCACTGAGGGAGAGGCCGGGATCGGATCCCAGGTCGACGCCGCAGACGGGGTCGCGAGCGACGATTCAGCGGTCGACGGGGAAGGGCACATTTAA